A window of Nicotiana tabacum cultivar K326 chromosome 24, ASM71507v2, whole genome shotgun sequence contains these coding sequences:
- the LOC107790866 gene encoding ABC transporter G family member 21-like — protein MLPPDQVSPCANDDFQDNQQQSNHVKLSVLHESLHPVTLKFEDISYTIKLESNKGISYFSTPQRKQNRAILQGVTGIVHPGEFLAMLGPSGSGKTTLLTALAERLPGKLSTGSITYNGQQFSSYMKRKIGFVTQDDVLYPHLTVLETLTYAALLRLPKKLTKQEKTEHAEFVIVELGLTRCKNSIIGGSLFRGISGGERKRVSIGQEMLVNPSLLLLDEPTSGLDSTTAQRIVATLRWLARGGRTIVTTIHQPSSKLYRMFDKIIVLTEGCPIYCGKNSHVMEYFESIGYVPGFDFMNPADFLLDLANGVSPDTRQDDLHESLPKSDQTENQNATKQFLIASYKKNIYPALKEEIDQSFRHPIRLSSRSRDENQWTTSWWLQFKVLLQRGLKERKHESYSGLRIFQVMSVSFLSGLLWWHSDTNHIMDQVGLLFFFSIFWGFFPLFSAIFAFPQERPMLIRERSSGMYRLSSYYFARTVGDLPMELILPTIFVTVTYWMGGLKPSIIAFLLTLLIILLNVLVAQGLGLALGAILMDVKQATTLSSVLMLVFLLASGYYIQHIPSFVAWLKYVSFSHYCYKLLVGVQYSRFEVYECGIGEECRVMDFPAIKCLGIDNLVLDLVALVVMLVVFRILAYVALRFWHQ, from the exons ATGCTGCCTCCTGATCAAGTTAGTCCTTGTGCTAATGATGATTTCCAAGATAATCAACAGCAATCAAATCATGTCAAGTTATCAGTTCTTCACGAATCGTTACATCCAGTGACACTCAAA TTTGAAGATATTTCATACACCATAAAATTAGAAAGCAACAAAGGAATAAGTTATTTTTCAACACCACAACGAAAGCAAAATCGCGCTATATTACAAGGTGTTACAGGTATAGTTCATCCTGGTGAATTTTTAGCTATGTTAGGTCCATCAGGAAGTGGAAAAACAACTCTATTAACAGCTTTAGCTGAAAGACTCCCTGGAAAATTATCCACTGGCTCCATTACATACAATGGACAACAATTTTCGAGTTATATGAAACGAAAAATTGGTTTCGTGACACAAGATGATGTATTATATCCTCATTTAACCGTGCTCGAGACACTAACATATGCTGCTTTATTAAGGTTACCaaaaaaattaaccaaacaagaaaaaaCCGAACATGCAGAGTTTGTTATCGTCGAATTAGGGTTAACAAGGTGCAAAAATAGCATAATTGGTGGGTCTTTATTCAGAGGAATTTCaggaggagaaagaaaaaggGTAAGTATTGGACAAGAAATGCTAGTAAACCCTAGTTTATTATTACTCGACGAACCAACTTCAGGACTTGATTCGACTACAGCTCAAAGAATTGTTGCAACGTTACGATGGTTGGCTCGAGGTGGAAGGACGATTGTTACAACAATTCATCAACCGTCGAGCAAGTTGTACAGAATGTTTGATAAGATTATTGTGTTAACTGAAGGTTGTCCAATTTATTGTGGGAAAAACAGCCATGTTATGGAGTATTTTGAATCCATTGGTTATGTTCCTGGATTTGATTTCATGAACCCTGCTGATTTTCTGCTTGATTTAGCTAATG GTGTGTCTCCTGATACTAGGCAGGATGATCTGCATGAATCTTTACCAAAATCAGATCAAACTGAAAATCAAAATGCAACCAAACAGTTCTTAATAGCCTCCTACAAGAAGAACATTTATCCAGCTTTGAAGGAGGAAATTGATCAAAGTTTCAGGCACCCGATTCGATTATCATCAAGAA GTCGTGATGAAAATCAATGGACCACAAGTTGGTGGTTACAATTCAAAGTTTTGCTACAAAGAGGACTTAAAGAACGCAAACATGAGTCTTATTCAGGCTTAAGAATTTTCCAAGTCATGTCTGTTTCATTTCTCTCAGGACTCCTTTGGTGGCACTCTGATACTAACCATATAATGGATCAG GTGGgattactatttttcttctcaataTTCTGGGGATTCTTTCCATTATTCAGTGCAATATTTGCATTCCCACAAGAGAGGCCAATGCTTATAAGGGAACGTTCCTCTGGAATGTATAGACTTTCATCTTACTATTTTGCAAGAACTGTGGGTGATTTACCTATGGAACTTATACTTCCAACAATTTTTGTGACAGTAACATACTGGATGGGAGGTCTAAAACCTTCGATAATCGCGTTTTTATTAACCCTTTTAATCATTCTATTAAATGTGCTAGTTGCTCAAGGACTTGGCCTGGCCTTGGGTGCAATATTGATGGATGTTAAACAAGCTACAACGTTATCTTCAGTGTTGATGCTTGTGTTTTTACTAGCCAGTGGATACTATATTCAGCACATTCCATCGTTCGTCGCGTGGTTGAAATATGTCTCGTTTAGTCACTATTGTTACAAACTTCTTGTGGGAGTTCAGTATTCGAGGTTTGAAGTTTATGAGTGTGGAATTGGTGAAGAATGCAGAGTGATGGATTTTCCAGCTATTAAATGTCTTGGCATTGATAATTTGGTATTGGATTTGGTAGCTTTGGTTGTGATGTTGGTGGTTTTTAGGATTTTGGCTTATGTTGCTTTGAGGTTTTGGCATCAATAA